One Drechmeria coniospora strain ARSEF 6962 chromosome 01, whole genome shotgun sequence genomic region harbors:
- a CDS encoding SWIB/MDM2 domain protein has product MSAPLSPEERERYTQIIDGILTTADLETISRKKIRQGLEASLGGRDLSDQKVSLMSFFCLASLRELLPSYLLQRPLLLPDANKYSSQDAIKNLIEARFDAVSGAGADSVPASSVPEPSPYKRPATNGVSENAETDPSASPEPVKKKIKRSSPLEDADARLAAQLQAQENSLARSRSTRGGGDRTRVAKKKKAPRKKSAKKVGGDDDSDLDGSPDSAPKRKAGGGFQKPFILSATLAALCGETQLSRPQVVKKLWEHIKANDLQDPSDKRQIRCDDKMHAVFKQARVDMFRMNKDIGSHLYPVGEE; this is encoded by the exons ATGAGCGCCCCAC TCTCGCCCGAAGAGCGCGAACGCTACACTCAAATCATTGATGGCATTCTCACCACGGCAGACCTCGAGACCATCTCCCGAAAGAAAATCCGGCAGGGTCTCGAGGCTTCTCTTGGCGGCCGCGACCTGAGCGACCAAAAGGTATCGTTGATGTCTTTTTTTTGTTTGGCTTCGCTCCGCGAACTTCTGCCGTCTTATCTACTCCAAAGGCCCTTGTTACTCCCCGATGCTAACAAGTATTCGTCGCAGGATGCGATTAAGAACCTCATCGAGGCTCGGTTCGATGCCGTGTCTGGAGCCGGCGCGGACTCGGTACCTGCATCATCCGTTCCGGAACCCTCTCCATACAAACGACCGGCTACCAACGGCGTGTCCGAAAACGCCGAGACGGATCCGTCTGCTTCGCCCGAGCCTGTGAAGAAGAAGATTAAGCGGTCGTCGCCCTTGGAGGATGCAGATGCACGCCTCGCCGCTCAGCTGCAGGCGCAGGAGAACAGCCTAGCCCGCAGCCGTTCGACGAGGGGAGGCGGTGACCGCACGAGGGTtgccaagaagaagaaggcgccCCGGAAGAAGAGCGCGAAGAAAGTCGGCGGAGATGACGACAGCGATCTTGATGGCAGTCCAGACTCAGCCCCCAAGAGAAAGGCTGGCGGCGGCTTCCAGAAGCCCTTCATCCTGAGCGCCACCCTCGCCGCACTCTGTGGCGAGACCCAG CTGTCCCGTCCTCAGGTCGTCAAGAAGCTGTGGGAGCACATCAAGGCGAACGACCTCCAAGACCCCAGCGATAAGCGCCAGATTCGCTGCGACGACAAGATGCACGCCGTTTTCAAGCAGGCCAGGGTCGACATGTTCCGCATGAACAAGGACATCGGCAGCCACCTGTACCCCGTTGGCGAAGAGTAG
- a CDS encoding C2H2 finger domain protein gives MLPPEGGASASGRGGSGSRGRQRGSRGRGGNKRGRRGQGPAGQEGRDGHARPPRGPEAQHDAAASSASSHTANMSTGGQRPADEAAADDADVCFICANPVTHHSIAPCNHTTCHICGLRMRALYKTKDCAHCRVRPLFGVTPAPFVIFTDDSEKRFEQYVDKDFTTTDTNVGIKYTNEDIVGDTVLLLRYNCPDASCDVAGLGWPDLHRHVKSAHKKRMCDLCTRNKKVFTHEHELFSDKELEKHMRHGDDKPGTAEQTGFKGHPLCGFCGERFYDDDKLYEHCRMKHERCFLCDRRDSREPHYYRDYHALEEHFKKDHFLCANGECLEKKFIVFESEIDLQAHQLSEHGGRTAGREARLVDISSFDIRQSYQQERRGGGGGREPRDGDGRGGRGRGGGRGRDPNEDVVPLTSAQPLRRDEIAFQRQMAIHSAQSVSNRTFGGQLTAPTPAQAAALSRQSSASNTPRATTPRATKPKAPTPRASTPNAGQSSAAGQLASLSLNDTSNMSAEERARLVRHNSVVERAANLLGNDRSKVSQFRDHVSAYRQGSFTAPQLIDAFFVLFADVSSNALGTLVREVADLFEDKSKADSLRKAWQDWRAINEDYPSLPDLSGMHGTTTSSSGWSMVSSSNPALSKAAPSRVLKLKNSTKSGGGPAPVTQTGPPGWAAPPTTRPSPSPAFPSLPASGSSSADTSRPSWVGSSSSSAQPSQPRTATGRGSARSADAFPALPAAPKPLTTIFGYGTGRAVRRDYGHAESNFQWGSGPSTLATPEQESTDHTDEAAGKGKKGGKKKKVLVQWG, from the exons ATGTTACCTCCCGAAGGAGGAGCATCTGCTTCCGGGCGAGGTGGCTCCGGCTCTAGGGGACGTCAGCGAGGGTCTCGTGGTCGAGGCGGAAACAAGAGAGGGAGAAGGGGCCAGGGACCAGCTGGCCAGGAAGGCCGTGACGGCCATGCGAGGCCACCGAGGGGCCCTGAAGCTCagcacgatgccgccgcctcctctgCGAGCTCTCATACGGCCAATATGTCGACTGGTGGACAGAGGCCTGCGGATGAGGCCGCtgctgacgatgccgacgtctGCTTCATCTGTGCAAACCCAGTGACCCATCATTCGATTGCCCCCTGCAACCACACGACCTGTCATATATGTGGCCTACGCATGCGAGCACTTTACAAAACAAAGGACTGCGCACACTGCCGAGTACGCCCCCTTTTTGGAGTC ACCCCAGCTCCGTTCGTCATATTCACCGACGACTCCGAGAAGCGATTCGAGCAATACGTAGACAAGGACTTCACTACCACCGACACCAACGTCGGCATCAAGTACACCAATGAAGACATTGTCGGCGATACCGTCCTTCTTCTACGCTACAACTGCCCCGATGCATCCTGCGAcgttgccggcctcggctggCCTGACCTCCATCGCCACGTCAAGTCTGCCCATAAGAAACGGATGTGCGATCTCTGCACCCGTAACAAGAAGGTCTTCAcccacgagcacgagctcTTCTCCGACAAGGAGCTGGAGAAGCACATgcgccacggcgacgacaaacCTGGCACCGCCGAGCAAACCGGCTTCAAAGGCCACCCACTCTGCGGCTTCTGTGGCGAGCGAttctacgacgacgacaagctGTACGAGCATTGCCGAATGAAGCACGAGCGTTGCTTCCTCTGCGACCGGAGAGACTCGAGGGAGCCCCACTACTACAGAGACTACCATGCGCTCGAAGAGCACTTCAAGAAGGACCACTTCTTGTGCGCCAACGGCGAGTGCTTGGAAAAGAAGTTTATCGTCTTCGAGTCCGAGATAGACCTGCAAGCCCACCAGCTGAGTGAACATGGAGGCAGGACGGCTGGTCGAGAGGCCAGGCTGGTAGACATCTCGAGCTTCGATATTCGGCAATCCTATCAGCAGGAAAGaagaggaggcggcggtggtCGAGAACCGAGAGATGGCGACGGTCGGGggggcagaggcagaggaggTGGCAGGGGGAGGGATCCGAACGAAGACGTGGTTCCGCTCACCTCTGCACAGCCGCTGCGTCGAGACGAGATCGCCTTCCAGCGCCAGATGGCCATTCATTCGGCCCAGTCAGTGTCGAACCGGACATTTGGCGGACAGCTCACAGCCCCCACTCCAGCCCAAGCAGCAGCGTTATCGCGCCAAAGCAGCGCATCCAATACGCCCAGGGCTACGACACCCAGGGCCACGAAACCCAAGGCTCCGACGCCAAGGGCTTCGACACCAAACGCCGGTCAGAGCAGCGCCGCCGGTCAGCTGGCATCGCTCTCCCTCAACGACACCTCCAAcatgtcggccgaggagcgcgcCCGTCTCGTCCGCCACAACTCGGTCGTTGAGCGCGCCGCCAACTTGCTCGGCAACGACCGCAGCAAAGTTTCCCAGTTCCGAGATCATGTTTCCGCTTACCGCCAGGGCAGCTTCACCGCTCCCCAACTCATCGACGCCTTCTTCGTCCTCTTTGCGGACGTCTCGTCCAACGCGCTCGGTACTCTTGTACGCGAAGTGGCCGATTTATTCGAAGACAAGTCCAAGGCCGACAGCCTACGCAAGGCTTGGCAGGACTGGCGAGCCATCAACGAGGACTACCCCAGTCTGCCGGACCTTAGCGGCATGCATGGCACGACAACCAGCTCGTCCGGATGGTCAATGGTTTCTTCCTCGAACCCCGCGCTTtccaaggcggcgccgagccgggTGCTGAAGCTAAAGAACAGCACAAAGTCAGGAGGAGGTCCTGCCCCGGTGACCCAGACTGGGCCACCGGGTTGGGCGGCACCGCCAACGACTCGCCCGTCACCATCACCTGCTTTCCCATCCCTGCCTGCATCGGGGTCTTCCTCCGCCGACACTTCCCGTCCGTCCTGGGTGggctcgtcatcgtcatcagcCCAACCGTCACAGCCCCGAACTGCGACCGGTCGAGGCAGCGCTAGGAGTGCTGACGCGTTTCCCGCTCTGCCTGCCGCTCCGAAGCCTCTGACCACCATCTTTGGTTACGGCACTGGCCGCGCCGTGAGGAGAGATTATGGCCACGCCGAGTCCAATTTCCAGTGGGGCAGCGGCCCATCGACCCTCGCGACCCCGGAGCAGGAGTCGACAGACCACACtgacgaagccgccggcaAAGGCAAGAAGGGAGGCAAGAAGAAAAAGGTGCTGGTTCAATGGGGATAG
- a CDS encoding hypothetical protein (related to PRT1-translation initiation factor eIF3 subunit), with the protein MAPSFDHLREADLDDDELNEDEIDISDLREKFEVQLEMGYDTFVVIDGLPKVTEEQKPKLIKFLMKKLNTVGRAREDSLHMPMGEDGYSLQFAFVEFSSAAEAAAATRQLDMVPLDKKHTLRVNKMNDIERYGGEGRVDENYQPPHIDEFAEKEHHRWWLKDPAGRGRDQFVMYRGDNVGVYWNNERDQPENVVDRQHWTETFLQWSPLGTYLTSIHAQGVQLWGGQSWSRQARFAHPYVNLVAFSPHENYLVTWSNRPISIPDGGHPALSIDDDGKNYVIWDIATGTPLRSFANLDPPKVEEGKPQPKLQWPAFKWSADDKYVARLTQGSSISVYELPKMNLVDKTSIKIEGVMDFDWAPATPQRDGVKTYEQLICFWTPELGSNPAKVGLMSIPSKEIVRSLNLFSVSDVKLHWQSEAAYLCVKVDRHSKSKKSQATTLEIFRVKEKGVPVEVVDTIKDTVINFAWEPKGDRFAIITTTEPVGATAVPPKTAVAFFCPEKNKGAVAGNFKHLRTLDKKNSNAIYWSPRGRFVVIATIANQQSSDLDFFDLDFEGEKPESDKDLTANLQLMNTADHYGVTDVEWDPSGRFVATWASAWKHSMENGYHIYDFRGEALREEPVEKFKQFQWRPRPPTLLSKDEQKQIRKNLREYSRVFEQEDADRGATADLAVVEARRTILQEWYAWRAEVDQDLAEDRAALGLPSDPHAALLEAKTKEMQGSGADAQADRVIEEIVEDVLEESEEVVA; encoded by the exons ATGGCGCCGTCCTTTGACCATTTGCGCgaggccgacctcgacgatgacgagctgAACGAGGATGAGATCGACATCTCCGACTTGAGGGAGAAGTTCGAGGTCCAGCTGGAGATGGGCTACGACAccttcgtcgtcatcgatggGTTGCCCAAGGTCACCGAGGAGCAGAAGCCAAAGTTGATCAAGTTCTTGATGAAGAAGCTCAACACGGTGGGTAGGGCTCGCGAGGACTCGCTGCACATGCCCATGGGTGAAGATGGCTACTCTCTTCA GTTCGCCTTTGTTGAGTTCTCctctgccgccgaggccgccgctgCCACCCGCCAGCTCGACATGGTGCCCCTCGACAAGAAGCACACCCTCCGGGTGAACAAGATGAATGACATTGAGCGCTACGGCGGGGagggccgcgtcgacgagaacTATCAACCCCCTCACATCGACGAGTTTGCCGAGAAGGAGCACCATCGATGGTGGCTCAAGGACCCtgccggccgtggccgtgacCAGTTCGTCATGTACCGTGGCGATAATGTTGGCGTCTACTGGAACAACGAGCGGGACCAGCCCGAGAACGTTGTCGACCGCCAGCACTGGACAGAAACCTTCCTTCAATGGTCGCCCCTCGGCACCTACTTGACCTCGATCCACGCCCAAGGTGTCCAGCTCTGGGGCGGCCAGTCATGGTCCAGGCAAGCTCGATTCGCCCATCCCTATGtcaacctcgtcgccttctctCCACACGAAAACTACCTCGTGACCTGGTCTAACAGGCCGATCTCGATTCCCGATGGCGGCCACCCGGCCCTGTCGatagacgacgacggcaagaaCTACGTCATCTGGGACATTGCCACCGGCACGCCCCTCCGATCCTTCGCCAACCTTGATCCCCccaaggtcgaggagggcaagCCCCAGCCCAAGCTGCAGTGGCCCGCCTTCAAGTGGTCAGCCGATGACAAGTATGTCGCTCGCCTGACGCAGGGGTCGTCCATCTCCGTCTACGAGCTGCCGAAGATgaacctcgtcgacaagACCAGCATCAAGATCGAGGGTGTCATGGATTTCGACTGGGCCCCGGCAACGCCGCAGCGCGACGGGGTCAAGACGTACGAGCAGCTCATCTGCTTCTGGACGCCCGAGCTTGGGAGCAACCCTGCCAAGGTTGGCCTGATGAGCATCCCGTCCAAGGAGATCGTCCGCTCGCTCAACCTCTTCAGCGTGAGTGACGTCAAGCTCCACTGGCAATCCGAGGCCGCCTACCTCTGCGTCAAGGTCGACCGCCACTCCAAGTCGAAGAAGTCCCAGGCCACGACGCTGGAGATCTTCCGCGTCAAGGAGAAGGGCGTCCCTGTCGAGGTTGTCGACACCATTAAGGACACGGTCATCAACTTCGCGTGGGAGCCCAAGGGTGACCGATtcgccatcatcaccacgaCGGAGCCCGTCGGTGCGACGGCCGTTCCCCccaagacggccgtcgccttcttctGCCCCGAGAAGAACAAGGGGGCCGTGGCCGGCAACTTCAAGCACCTCCGCACGCTGGACAAGAAGAACAGCAACGCCATCTACTGGTCACCGAGGGgtcgcttcgtcgtcatcgccacgaTAGCCAACCAGCAGAGCTCCGATCTCGACTTCTTCGACCTCGACTTCGAGGGCGAGAAGCCGGAGTCGGACAAGGACCTGACGGCAAACCTGCAGCTGATGAACACGGCCGACCACTACGGCGTGACGGACGTCGAGTGGGATCCTTCCGGTCGCTTCGTGGCCACGTGGGCATCGGCCTGGAAGCATTCG ATGGAAAACGGCTACCACATCTACGACTTCAGGGGCGAGGCCCTCCGGGAGGAGCCGGTGGAGAAGTTCAAGCAGTTCCAgtggcggccgcggccccCGACACTCTTGAGCAAGGATGAGCAGAAGCAGATTCGCAAGAACCTGCGCGAGTACAGCCGCGTGTTCGAGCAGGAAGATGCCGACCGTGGCGCTACGGCCGACCTTGCCGTGGTCGAGGCTCGCCGTACCATACTGCAGGAGTGGTACGCGTGGCGCGCCGAGGTGGACCAGGATCTTGCCGAGGATCGGGCTGCCCTCGGTCTGCCGAGCGACCCGCATGCTGCCTTGCTGGAAGCCAAGACGAAGGAGATGCAGGGCTCCGGGGCAGACGCGCAAGCGGATCGGGTGATTGAGGAAATCGTCGAGGACGTGTTggaggagagcgaggaggTTGTTGCATAG
- a CDS encoding T-complex protein 1, beta subunit, producing MSFQPTQIFEEGTTEEKGENARLAAFVGAIAVGDLVKSTLGPKGMDKILQSASTGEIMVTNDGATILKSIALDNAAAKVLVNISKVQDDEVGDGTTSVTVLAAELLREAEKLVDQKIHPQTIIEGYRIASQAALKALTDSAVDHSKNAEDFRKDLLSIARTTLSSKVLAQDRDHFAQLACDAVLRLKKSSDLSHIQIIKKAGGKLSESYLDEGFILDKKIGVNQPKRLEKAKILVANTSMDTDKVKIFGARVKVGSTNKLAELEKAEKDKMKAKVEKIKAHGINCFINRQLIYNWPEQLFTDAGIMSIEHADFDGIERLALVTGGEIASTFDHPEQVKLGQCDLIEEVIIGEDTLIKFSGVAAGEACTIVLRGATDQLLDEAERSLHDALAVLSQTVLEPRTTLGGGCAEMVMAKAVDGAATRIEGKKQLAVTSFAVALRQLPTILADNAGLDSGELVSRLRKTIYDGLTTYGLDLMTPGGDIVDMREHGVIESYKLKRAVVSSASEAAELLLRVDDIIRAAPRRRDRM from the exons ATG TCTTTCCAGCCAACACAGATTTTCGAGGAGGGCACGACGGAGGAAAAGGGCGAGAATGCGCGTCTCGCAGCCTTTGTCGGTGCCAtagccgtcggcgacctgGTGAAGAGCACGCTGGGCCCCAAGGGCATGGACAAGATTCTGCAGTCGGC TTCCACGGGCGAAATTATGGTGACGAACGACGGTGCTACGATTCTCAAGTCGATTGCGCTCGACAACGCGGCTGCAAAGGTCCTGGTCAACATCTCGAAGGTGCAGGATGACGAGGTCGGTGACGGAACGACATCGGTGACGGtcctggccgccgagctgctgcgagaggccgagaagctcgTGGACCAGAAGATTCACCCTCAGACCATCATCGAGGGCTACAGAATAGCGAGCCAAGCGGCGCTCAAAGCTCTGACAGATTCGGCCGTCGACCACAGCAAGAACGCGGAGGATTTCCGCAAGGATCTGCTATCGATCGCCCGCACCACGCTCAGCTCCAAGGTCCTCGCGCAGGATCGGGATCATTTCGCGCAGCTCGCGTGCGACGCCGTGCTCCGACTCAAGAAGTCGTCGGACCTCAGCCACATTCAGATCATCAAGAAGGCCGGCGGGAAACTGAGCGAGTCGTACCTCGACGAGGGGTTCATTCTGGACAAGAAGATTGGCGTCAACCAGCCGAAGCGACTGGAGAAGGCCAAGATCCTGGTGGCAAACACATCGATGGACACGGACAAGGTCAAAATCTTTGGCGCTCGCGTCAAGGTCGGCTCCACCAACAAGCTGGCGGAGCTGGAGAAGGCGGAGAAGGACAAGATGAAGGCCAAGGTGGAGAAGATCAAGGCTCACGGCATCAACTGCTTCATCAACCGGCAGCTCATCTACAACTGGCCGGAGCAGCTCTtcaccgacgccggcatcATGTCGATCGAGCACGCCGACTTTGACGGCATCGAGCGGTTAGCGCTGGTGACGGGCGGCGAGATCGCGTCCACGTTTGACCACCCCGAGCAGGTGAAGCTCGGCCAGTGCGACCTGATCGAGGAAGTCATCATCGGCGAGGACACGCTCATCAAGTTTTCCGGcgtggcggcgggcgaggcgtgCACGATCGTGCTTCGCGGCGCGACGGACCAActgctggacgaggcggagcgCAGCCTGCACGACGCGCTGGCGGTGCTGTCGCAGACGGTGCTGGAGCCGAGAACAACGttgggcggcggctgcgCCGAGATGGTCATGGCCAAGGCGGTGGACGGAGCGGCGACGCGGATCGAGGGCAAGAAGCAGCTTGCGGTGACGAGCTTTGCCGTAGCGCTGCGGCAACTGCCGACgatcctcgccgacaacGCCGGTCTCGACTCGGGCGAGCTCGTTTCACGGCTTCGGAAGACGATATACGACGGCCTGACGACGTATGGCCTCGATCTCATGACGCCCGGCGGAGACATTGTGGACATGCGCGAACACGGCGTGATTGAAAGCTACAAGCTGAAGAGAGCGGTCGTCTCCTCCGCCAGCGAAGCGGCCGAG CTACTTCTCCGAGTGGACGACATTATCCGGGCGGCTCCTAGGAGACGCGACCGAATGTGA
- a CDS encoding TBC domain protein — translation MREQGTAISSAVLMRPCSPPGMTTSKSSKSSSFRSLNSDDGSDLVDASHFEDIGLDDAVTLKSSSGSLAVRTNPTPLAIPSPGRNIAAKRTAKPRRSFPNLHSAVYASNPRSTSVTGLSDPRSIVLTKNLSTSLPFVPRRHRSTSPAQTLNPRVPSKPSRQRRGSWQVNRDRRSLQEIEHDCDEDDGDDIPDGIILDNVPISPRPASERPSSRGTSLSPSPDGAPKERVRSVGNGTPPVSQAHGSLRSPARRAEGVDRNSPLPAPIRTRTLSWNAAHAELSDEAKALTEKLEQHADEEVVQHARRPTIPGRPNTWNSSQSPLDHFYDKKERVKSSTPELPPLRRSNIMVDPLPISKEKEAVLSRTRPSWLPPKDRAEEKRHLKEYQRMMVASAKADERREAARQSKTESRDANANSSMHIWENDILPRWNEAIRERKTRDLWWKGIAPRSRGAVWTRAVGNELGLSGTTFRTALARAHDLEARVKTGRGDSEDVRRAKWFEQIRHDAGDKTWRDLRIFQISGPLHQALVDVLSAYAMYRNDIGYVLGCNTVAALLLLNFPDPEAVFVTLANLLNRPLLLSFYTSDQAAQTAAFNLVLQKLSRSSAALYNHLTQTVQDLDPKLYLRDLFVSMFTSYLGVDEAARLWDVYVFEGDPLLVRAAVAVLLSHEMALLGSRTAAEVRAVMSKAEAKSWTGAAGEIGAEERFMQAVRDAGHP, via the exons ATGCGAGAACAAGGAACGGCAATCAGCAGCGCCGTCCTCATGCGCCCCTGTTCTCCCCCGGGCATGACCACGTCCAAGAGCTCCAAGTCGTCGTCCTTTCGCTCCCTgaacagcgacgacggcagcgatctcgtcgacgccagccACTTCGAAGATattggcctcgacgacgccgtcacgCTCAAGAGTTCGTCGGGCAGTCTCGCCGTCCGCACCAACCCGACGCCGCTCGCCATCCCGTCGCCGGGTAGGAACATCGCGGCCAAACGAACGGCGAAGCCTCGACGCTCCTTCCCGAATCTGCACAGCGCCGTCTACGCGTCCAACCCGAGAAGCACGAGCGTCACGGGCCTTTCCGACCCGCGCTCCATCGTCCTCACGAAAAACCTCTCGACCTCGCTGCCCTTTGTCCCGCGCCGCCACCGGAGCACGAGCCCGGCCCAGACGCTGAACCCGCGGGTTCCGAGCAAGCCGTCGAGGCAGAGGCGCGGGAGCTGGCAGGTGAACCGCGACCGCCGAAGCCTTCAGGAGATCGAACACGActgcgacgaggatgacggcgatgacaTTCCCGACGGCATCATCCTTGACAACGTTCCCATCTCGCCTCGCCCCGCGAGCGAGCGGCCATCCAGCCGCGGCACCTCCTTGTCCCCCTCGCCCGATGGCGCGCCCAAGGAGCGCGTCCGAAGCGTCGGGAACGGCACCCCGCCCGTCTCCCAGGCCCACGGCTCCCTGCGGTCGCCTGCCCGGCGGGCAGAGGGCGTCGACAGGAACTCTCCGCTTCCCGCTCCCATCCGGACGCGGACCCTGAGCTGGAATGCCGCCCACGCCGAGCTGAgtgacgaggccaaggctcTGACCGAGAAGCTCGAGCAGCACGCGGACGAGGAAGTGGTGCAGCACGCCAGACGACCGACCATCCCCGGCCGGCCCAACACCTGGAACTCGAGCCAGTCCCCGCTCGATCATTTTTACGACAAGAAGGAGAGGGTCAAGTCGTCGACTCCCGAACTCCCTCCCCTGCGGCGATCCAACATCATGGTCGATCCCCTCCCCATCtcgaaggagaaggaggcggtCCTAAGCCGCACGCGACCCTCGTGGCTGCCCCCCAAGGATcgggccgaggagaagcggCATCTGAAGGAGTACCAGAGGATGATGGTCGCCAgcgccaaggccgacgagcgacgcGAGGCGGCACGGCAATCGAAGACGGAGTCTCGGGACGCCAACGCCAACAGTTCGATGCATATTTGGGAAAACGACATCCTGCCGCGGTGGAACGAGGCGATCCGAGAGCGCAAGACCAGGGACTTGTGGTGGAAGGGCATCGCCCCGCGCAGCCGAGGCGCCGTCTGGACACGGGCCGTCGGCAACGAGCTCGGCCTCTCCGGCACGACCTTCCGGACGGCCCTCGCGCGGGCCCacgacctcgaggcccgcGTCAAGACGGGCAGGGGCGACTCGGAGGATGTGAGGAGGGCCAAGTGGTTCGAGCAGATCCGGCACGACGCGGGCGACAAGACGTGGAGGGACTTGCGCATCTTTCAAATCAGCGGACCTCTTCACCaggcgctcgtcgacgtgctgAGCGCCTATGCCATGTACCGGAACGACATCGGCTACGTTCTCGGCTGCAAC ACCGTCGCcgcgctcctgctcctgAACTTTCCCGACCCGGAAGCGGTATTCGTCACCCTTGCCAACCTCCTCAACCGACCTCTGCTCCTCTCCTTCTACACATCCGACCAAGCGGCCCAAACGGCGGCGTTCAATCTCGTGCTGCAGAAGCTGAGccgcagctcggcggcgctgTACAATCACCTGACGCAAACGGTGCAGGACTTGGATCCGAAGCTCTACCTCAGGGACCTGTTCGTGAGCATGTTCACGAGctacctcggcgtcgacgaggccgcccgGCTGTGGGACGTCTACGTCTTCGAGGGCGACCCCCTGCTTGTCCGCGCCGCTGTTGCCGTCCTCCTGTCGCACGAAATGGCGCTGCTAGGCAGCAGgacggccgccgaggtcaGGGCCGTCATGTCCAAAGCCGAGGCGAAATCATGGACGGGCGCCGCTGGAGAGATTGGAGCGGAAGAACGCTTCATGCAGGCGGTCCGCGACGCGGGCCACCCTTGA
- a CDS encoding delta12 fatty acid desaturase, whose product MAAVSSSVRKNPVLRRTANSAGVADSESSTAVSPSDSPRQSASSTSLSSLSSTDASRKATDYGGLVDTYGNAFTPPDFTIKDIRDAIPKHCFERSALTGYAYILRDLVCLATTFLLFHNFVTPEHVPSTFARALLWGLYTVLQGLFGTGLWVIAHECGHGAFSPSRAVNDFTGWVLHSALLVPYFSWQISHSKHHKATGNMERDMVFVPRTREQQASRLGRKVHELAELAEDTPVFTLIMLVAQQLVGWPNYLLTNVTGHDYHERQREGRGKGKRNGLGGGVNHFDPRSPLYEAKDAKLILISDIGIGLTATALYFLGNKFGWANLAVWYFIPYLWVNHWLVAITFLQHTDPSLPHYTADEWNFVRGAAATIDREMGFIGRHLLHGIIETHVLHHYVSSIPFYHADEATDAIRPIMGKHYRSDTKDGPLGFIRAMYKSARMCQWVEPSEKAEGAAKGILFFRNKNGLGTKPMSMKA is encoded by the exons ATGGCtgccgtctcctcgtcggtTCGCAAGAACCCCGTCCTTCGCCGGACGGCCAATTCGGCCGGTGTCGCCGACTCCGAGTCCTCGACcgccgtctcgccctcggaCTCGCCCCGTCagtcggcctcctcgacctctctctcctctctGTCCTCGACGGACGCATCTCGCAAGGCGACCGACtacggcggcctcgtcgacacctACGGCAACGCCTTTACGCCCCCCGACTTCACCATCAAGGACATCCGCGATGCCATCCCCAAGCACTGCTTCGAGCGTTCGGCCCTGACGGGCTACGCCTACATCCTCCGTGACCTTGTCTGCCTCGCCACCAccttcctcctcttccaCAACTTCGTCACGCCAGAGCACGTTCCCTCGACCTTCGCTCGCGCCCTCCTCTGGGGCCTCTACACCGTCCTCCAGGGCCTCTTCGGCACCGGCCTCTGGGTCATCGCCCACGAGTGCGGCCATGGTGCCTTCTCCCCCTCGCGTGCCGTCAACGACTTCACCGGCTGGGTCCTGCACtcggccctcctcgtcccctACTTCAGCTGGCAAATCTCCCACTCCAAGCACCACAAGGCCACCGGCAACATGGAGCGAGACATGGTCTTCGTCCCCCGTACCCGCGAGCAGCAAGCATCTCGCCTCGGTAGAAAGGTccacgagctcgccgagctcgccgaggacacgCCCGTCTTCACACTGATcatgctcgtcgcccagcagctcgtcggctggCCCAACTACCTCTTGACCAACGTCACCGGCCACGACTACCACGAGCGCCAGCGCGAGGGCCGCGGCAAGGGCAAGCgcaacggcctcggcggcggcgtcaacCACTTTGACCCTCGCAGCCCCCTGtacgaggccaaggacgcCAAGCTCATCCTTATCAGTGACATTGGCATCGGCCTCACCGCCACCGCCCTGTACTTTCTCGGCAACAAGTTCGGCTGGGCCAACCTGGCCGTCTGGTATTTCATCCCGTATCTTTGGGTCAACCACTGGCTTG TCGCCATCACCTTCCTCCAGCACACGGACCCGTCTCTGCCCCACTACACGGCCGATGAGTGGAACTTCGTCCGAGGAGCGGCCGCGACGATCGATCGGGAGATGGGCTTCAtcggccgccacctcctGCACGGCATCATCGAGACGCACGTCCTGCATCACTACGTCAGCAGCATCCCCTTCTaccacgccgacgaggccacggATGCCATCCGCCCCATCATGGGCAAGCACTATCGCTCCGACACCAAGGACGGCCCCTTGGGGTTCATCCGCGCCATGTACAAAAGCGCTCGCATGTGCCAGTGGGTGGAGCCGAGCGAAaaggccgagggcgccgcaAAGGGCATTCTCTTCTTCCGCAACAAGAACGGCCTCGGCACCAAGCCCATGTCGATGAAGGCCTAA